A genomic region of Metopolophium dirhodum isolate CAU chromosome 1, ASM1992520v1, whole genome shotgun sequence contains the following coding sequences:
- the LOC132932931 gene encoding uncharacterized protein LOC132932931: MVKHEAECLCNLIKTFKFICSVVIWYDILNHINPISKLMQKPNFDISLALGILKTLLKHFNELRSEESFEKMIIDSTALATEMGVESVFENSRGRIKPRRTRKHFDYEHNDEPVIDPKQQFKIHFYYFTLDVAINSVN, translated from the coding sequence ATGGTTAAACACGAAGCTGAATGTTTATGTAAtcttattaaaacatttaaatttatttgttctgTTGTCATTTGGTACGACATACTTAATCATATAAATCCAATCAGTAAATTAAtgcaaaaaccaaattttgacaTATCTTTAGCTTTGggcattttaaaaactttattgaaacattttaatgaacTGAGATCAGAAGAATCTTTTGAGAAAATGATTATAGATTCAACAGCACTTGCAACAGAAATGGGAGTAGAGTCTGTTTTTGAGAACTCACGGGGTAGAATTAAACCACGACGTACTCGTAAACACTTTGATTATGAACACAACGATGAACCAGTTATTGACCCAAAACaacaattcaaaatacatttttattactttacacTTGATGTAGCTATAAATAGCGTGAATTGA